One window of the Triticum dicoccoides isolate Atlit2015 ecotype Zavitan chromosome 3B, WEW_v2.0, whole genome shotgun sequence genome contains the following:
- the LOC119282644 gene encoding uncharacterized protein LOC119282644, whose protein sequence is MARQLVALLAAALVAAGAVAAAGAGLPSNFAMITPRGPLLGKRDAGEYCGKRKCMAKCESRCPDQCFVLCPSCKTLCMCDYYPGISCGDPRFTGGDGNNFYFHGKKDQDFCIVSDADLHVNAHFIGTHNPATGRNFTWIQAISIRFADHRLLVGAKKTVKWNSRVDRLEMALDDETMDLPAMPNTHWESAAVAGLTITRTATTNGIRVQLKGVFDIMASVVPISEKDSRIHNYGVTEEDCLAHLDIGFKFHDLTDDVHGVLGQTYRSDYINKLRVSASMPVMGGITSYVSSDIFATDCAVARFGRRTSISMVASSDS, encoded by the exons ATGGCGCGGCAGCTGGTAGCTCTTCTCGCGGCTGCTTTGGTGGCCGctggcgccgtcgccgccgcaggggCGGGGCTGCCGTCCAACTTCGCCATGATAACCCCACGGGGACCGTTGCTGGGGAAGCGGGACGCGGGGGAGTACTGCGGCAAGAGGAAGTGCATGGCCAAGTGCGAGAGCCGCTGCCCCGACCAGTGCTTCGTCCTCTGCCCCAGCTGCAAGACTCTTTGCA TGTGCGACTACTACCCGGGCATCTCCTGCGGCGACCCGCGATTCACCGGTGGCGACGGCAACAACTTCTACTTCCATGGCAAGAAGGACCAGGACTTTTGTATCGTTTCCGATGCTGATCTCCATGTCAATGCCCATTTCATTGGCACGCACAACCCCGCCACGGGTCGTAACTTCACCTGGATCCAGGCCATCAGCATCCGTTTCGCTGACCACCGCCTCCTCGTGGGTGCCAAGAAGACCGTGAAATGGAACAGCCGCGTCGACCGTCTAGAGATGGCCTTGGATGACGAGACCATGGATCTCCCTGCCATGCCCAACACGCATTGGGAGTCGGCAGCCGTTGCAGGCCTGACCATCACGAGAACCGCCACGACCAATGGCATCAGAGTGCAGCTCAAAGGGGTGTTTGACATCATGGCCAGCGTGGTGCCCATCTCCGAGAAGGACTCACGCATCCACAACTACGGTGTCACCGAGGAAGACTGCCTAGCTCACTTGGACATTGGATTCAAGTTTCACGACCTCACCGACGATGTGCACGGTGTCCTTGGTCAGACGTACcgctccgactatattaacaagctTAGGGTGAGCGCCAGCATGCCCGTGATGGGCGGCATAACCAGCTATGTATCATCGGATATCTTTGCCACTGATTGCGCAGTTGCTAGATTTGGTCGCCGTACAAGCATCTCGATGGTTGCATCAAGTGATAGTTGA